TGGAGCGCGAACGCGGCATAACAATCAAATCGCACCCGATACAAATGAACTATCGTTCCCGGGGTGGGAAGGATTATATTCTAAATTTGATTGATACGCCGGGACATGTGGATTTTTCATATGAAGTCTCTCGTAGTCTAGCCGCTTGCGAAGGCGCTTTGCTCTTGGTCGATGCTTCACAAGGCGTTGAAGCGCAAACCGTTAGTAATGCTTATCTCGCTATCGAAAACGACCTGACCATTATCCCGATTATCAATAAAATAGATTTGCCGGGTGCTATGATTCCGGAATCGAAACATCAGATCATGGACCTCATCGGATGTGCTGAAGACGAAATTATTCTCACCAGCGCGAAAAGCGGACAGGGGCTTGAACAAATATTCGAAGCGATTATCAAAAGAATTCCTCCACCCTCTTATTTCCCGGATAAACCGTTACGGGCACTGATCTTTGATTCGGTGTTCGATTCGTTCCGGGGAGCGATTCCGTATATACGCGTTTTTGAGGGCGAAGTCAAATCTGAGGATTGGATTCGGTTTTTTGCCAACAACTCGAATCACGAAACGTCGGAGGTTGGCATTTTCAAAATGCAGAGACAAAAATCCGATAAATTGGTTTCAGGAGATGTCGGCTACCTCGTCGCAGGCGTCAAGGATATTTCCAGTGTAAAAGTCGGTGACACGATTACGCTGAAAAATAATCCAGCCAGCGAACCGCTTCCCGGCTATCGTGTCATTAAACCGATGGTTTTCAGCGGCATGTATCCGGTTGCGACGGAAGATTTTGAAGATTTACGCTCGTCGCTGGAGAAAATGAAACTCAACGATTCGTCTCTGTTTTACGAAGCGGAAACTTCCACTGCGCTCGGATTTGGGTTTCGATGCGGTTATCTGGGCCTGTTGCACATGGAAATCGTACAGGAAAGGCTGGAGCGAGAGTTTAATCTTAATCTCATTACGACAATGCCGAACGTCGAATATCAAGCTCTGCTCAGAACCGGCGAAGTCGTCGAAATTGATAATCCGACAAAAATGCCGGACGTTGGTAATATTGGTGAACTTCGCGAGCCCTTTGTTCGAGCGGAGATCATTGTGCCGACGACATTTTTGGGAAACGTGCTAAAACTATGTCAGGAGAAACGCGGCATTTATAAGACGACGAAATATTTGGACGTGACGAAGGTACAAATCCATTATGAACTTCCGCTGGCTGAGATTATCTTCGACTTTTATGATAAACTGAAGTCCATGTCGCGCGGATATGCATCGTTTGATTATGAACCGATTGGATATCGTGCGGGCGATCTTGTCAAAGTCGATGTTTTAATTTCCGGCGAGCCGGTCGATGCGCTTTCATTCATCGTTCACAAAGATAAAGCCTATGCTC
The sequence above is a segment of the Candidatus Marinimicrobia bacterium CG08_land_8_20_14_0_20_45_22 genome. Coding sequences within it:
- the lepA gene encoding elongation factor 4; amino-acid sequence: MVSNVRNFSIIAHIDHGKSTLADRMLEFTGTISKREMKDQVLDDMDLERERGITIKSHPIQMNYRSRGGKDYILNLIDTPGHVDFSYEVSRSLAACEGALLLVDASQGVEAQTVSNAYLAIENDLTIIPIINKIDLPGAMIPESKHQIMDLIGCAEDEIILTSAKSGQGLEQIFEAIIKRIPPPSYFPDKPLRALIFDSVFDSFRGAIPYIRVFEGEVKSEDWIRFFANNSNHETSEVGIFKMQRQKSDKLVSGDVGYLVAGVKDISSVKVGDTITLKNNPASEPLPGYRVIKPMVFSGMYPVATEDFEDLRSSLEKMKLNDSSLFYEAETSTALGFGFRCGYLGLLHMEIVQERLEREFNLNLITTMPNVEYQALLRTGEVVEIDNPTKMPDVGNIGELREPFVRAEIIVPTTFLGNVLKLCQEKRGIYKTTKYLDVTKVQIHYELPLAEIIFDFYDKLKSMSRGYASFDYEPIGYRAGDLVKVDVLISGEPVDALSFIVHKDKAYAHGRNLCTKLKELIPRQMFELVVQAAIGAKVIARESKGPLRKNVTAKCYGGDITRKRKLLEKQKEGKKRMKQVGRVEIPQEAFLAVLKMEH